The Henckelia pumila isolate YLH828 chromosome 2, ASM3356847v2, whole genome shotgun sequence genome includes a window with the following:
- the LOC140882957 gene encoding uncharacterized protein: MLSLGKFPIQLQHTTLFHNPNSQNLHFPSKPQVSFPANRLNPFGSLAFPGQKPSGFCSNALKTKKKDGFTVAEMEGVEEFEAGFDDDEFKGDVEDDGEFEGDDDDEVIVPLQNMSEWLENRPRGFGEGKVYDTSVEDELMEEIEQSRKAQLANVNNLKNGPTKANSKKELPKQDKASLNIPNGFRVRMVNLPKKKNIHKDLRLAFEGVPGIKNIEPVVSGNEKTRDPVCKGLAFIDFKYKDEAERFVDNFSGTSLSFGRVQKQIKCELLNSEAQPASDQLNSKSQKPASNQLKLKSQKPSSNQLKPKSQKPASDQSHKKSNRPPKQAVLSSENVFQAIVDTNGSFLSSGEEDGALSEHHDAEENYIAAQWEDDEEITSKFSEELGTRQESAAKSSPSKQGRKIRQNYKKGAPKTKKDNIPKLNIPGSSKRLKIKEKSVLTDVFSKYGAKEASSTVNEQSR; the protein is encoded by the exons ATGCTGAGCCTGGGGAAATTCCCAATACAATTGCAGCATACCACTCTGTTTCACAATCCCAACTCACAAAACCTCCACTTTCCGTCCAAACCCCAAGTCTCGTTTCCCGCGAACAGGCTGAATCCCTTCGGTTCACTGGCTTTTCCCGGGCAAAAACCAAGTGGGTTCTGCTCGAATGccttgaaaaccaagaaaaagGACGGATTTACTGTAGCAGAAATGGAGGGTGTTGAGGAATTTGAAGCTGGTTTTGATGATGACGAGTTTAAAGGTGATGTAGAGGATGATGGTGAATTCGagggtgatgacgatgatgaggtGATTGTGCCTCTGCAAAACATGAGTGAGTGGCTTGAGAATAGGCCGCGTGGATTTGGTGAAGGGAAAGTGTATGATACTTCAGTGGAGGATGAGCTGATGGAAGAGATAGAGCAGAGTAGAAAAGCTCAGCTTGCTAATGTCAATAACCTGAAAAATGGTCCCACGAAAGCCAATTCCAAGAAAGAGTTGCCTAAGCAGGATAAAG CTTCTTTGAACATACCGAATGGATTTCGTGTAAGAATGGTCAATCTTCCTAAGAAGAAAAACATCCACAAGGATCTTCGACTCGCTTTTGAAGGGGTTCCTGGCATTAAAAACATAGAGCCAGTTGTTTCTGGAAACGAAAAGACCAGGGATCCAGTTTGCAAAGGTCTTGCTTTCATTGACTTTAAGTACAAAGATGAAGCTGAGAG GTTTGTGGACAATTTTTCTGGCACAAGTTTAAGCTTTGGTAGGGTTCAAAAGCAGATAAAATGTGAGCTGCTGAATTCCGAGGCACAGCCAGCAAGTGATCAGCTGAATTCCAAGTCCCAAAAGCCAGCAAGTAATCAGCTGAAGCTTAAGTCCCAAAAGCCATCAAGTAATCAGCTGAAGCCTAAGTCTCAAAAGCCAGCAAGTGATCAATCGCATAAAAAGTCCAATCGCCCTCCTAAACAAGCGGTTCTCAGTTCAGAGAATGTTTTTCAAGCCATCGTTGACACAAACGGTTCATTCTTAAGTTCAGGGGAAGAAGACGGCGCTTTGAGTGAACATCATGATGCAGAGGAGAATTACATAGCAGCACAATGGGAAGACGATGAAGAAATCACGTCTAAGTTCAGTGAAGAACTTGGAACAAGACAAGAATCCGCGGCCAAATCTTCGCCCTCGAAGCAGGGAAGGAAAATCAGACAAAATTATAAAAAGGGAGCACCCAAAACGAAGAAAGACAATATTCCGAAACTAAACATCCCAGGATCTTCTAAGAG GTTAAAGATAAAAGAGAAATCAGTGCTTACAGATGTATTTTCCAAATATGGAGCAAAAGAAGCTTCTTCCACTGTGAATGAACAGAGTAGATGA